The proteins below are encoded in one region of Bremerella sp. P1:
- a CDS encoding PD-(D/E)XK nuclease family protein has translation MQVSTALSTLDATCESLQLDDRTKFCMRGQLRAYAEHWDGFNHFGRYKLASINGVTEGIEVELRCNLSDSWRTISYLDKLLVDDFGNLCIMDHKMLSKWDFFPMSTDMRVLHMDPQIRMYQMVCHLNDLPVTHHVHDIAVNLKPSPKVVGPTFLKEIGEHCTYRGHKISEESHDHVMGTEGAKETDEMLEHTVYAALMSKPAKYFGHPRVNMSNDRVCEAAQRLVQITEEIDNRVEEDTHWKNPKHCKAFGKECEYLALCEHSDDPSSANWKPRGESREDSGSHSNRLSHSRVECYLGCPKKHYWRYIYNSTGIVPVAPGDSYYTDRGTAWHAAMDTLYRDNCDSVVVTANELLV, from the coding sequence ATGCAGGTTTCTACAGCTCTCTCCACTCTTGATGCCACGTGCGAATCATTGCAGCTGGATGATCGCACCAAGTTCTGTATGCGAGGCCAGCTGCGTGCCTACGCCGAACACTGGGATGGCTTCAATCACTTTGGTCGCTACAAGCTGGCCAGTATCAATGGTGTGACAGAAGGTATTGAAGTTGAACTGCGTTGCAATCTCAGTGACTCCTGGCGTACCATTAGCTACCTCGACAAACTACTGGTCGATGACTTTGGCAACCTGTGCATCATGGATCACAAGATGCTCAGCAAGTGGGACTTCTTCCCCATGTCTACCGACATGCGTGTGCTCCACATGGACCCGCAGATCCGCATGTACCAGATGGTGTGCCACCTGAATGACTTGCCTGTCACACATCACGTGCATGACATTGCAGTCAATCTCAAGCCATCGCCCAAGGTGGTTGGACCTACCTTCCTAAAGGAGATCGGCGAGCACTGCACCTATCGCGGCCACAAGATCAGTGAGGAATCACATGACCACGTGATGGGAACTGAGGGTGCCAAGGAAACCGATGAGATGCTGGAGCACACTGTCTATGCAGCCCTGATGAGCAAGCCAGCGAAGTACTTCGGCCATCCCCGTGTGAACATGAGCAATGATCGCGTGTGTGAGGCGGCACAGCGTCTGGTGCAGATCACCGAGGAGATTGACAATCGCGTAGAAGAAGACACCCACTGGAAGAACCCCAAGCACTGCAAGGCATTCGGCAAGGAATGTGAATACCTAGCCCTGTGTGAACACTCAGACGATCCCAGCAGTGCCAACTGGAAGCCACGTGGAGAATCACGTGAAGACTCGGGCAGCCATTCCAATCGCCTCAGTCATTCGCGAGTGGAGTGCTACCTGGGCTGCCCTAAGAAACACTACTGGCGTTACATCTACAACAGCACAGGGATTGTTCCTGTGGCTCCAGGCGATAGCTACTACACTGATCGTGGCACTGCCTGGCATGCGGCCATGGACACCCTTTACCGAGACAACTGTGACTCTGTTGTGGTCACAGCGAATGAGTTGCTTGTTTAA
- a CDS encoding site-specific integrase — translation MTKSKTGSQGITGIAKRGDIYWARFRCNNKLIQQSLHTSNLRVARRKLKELRATTAQQFTSIDTSGQVNSQWHQTKGEALRYIKQHVSAKQYEEYVHSATLFHTICAPHCIGDLNEGSILLFVESRRKQVQPKTINKQVGNLLNLFKVARQLRLHDLPQPHYQRLKHTPGKERRALTVEEIGKLLKATERPQERLMWLTALKTGMRAGEFTGLKWRDLRKDHIALQAKGTKSRRYREIPLPCDFIKQLRQHREHPEYVFVNTAGNPWRNNLLTRFYVRCKAAGINDGKPGGSVDIHSLRVTFVTQAIEAGCDPRSVQEIVGHSTVELTLKIYTKSTDASKRRVSERLPY, via the coding sequence ATGACGAAATCCAAAACTGGCTCGCAGGGCATTACGGGCATTGCGAAAAGAGGGGACATTTATTGGGCTCGCTTTCGTTGTAACAACAAATTGATTCAGCAATCCTTGCACACTAGCAACCTGAGAGTTGCGCGCAGGAAACTGAAAGAACTGCGCGCAACTACTGCACAACAATTTACGAGCATTGACACGTCTGGTCAAGTTAATTCCCAGTGGCACCAGACCAAGGGTGAGGCACTGAGATATATAAAACAGCATGTTTCTGCCAAACAATACGAGGAATATGTACACAGTGCCACACTCTTTCACACGATATGTGCCCCCCATTGTATAGGGGATCTGAATGAGGGGTCTATACTTCTTTTCGTTGAGTCTCGCAGGAAGCAGGTACAGCCTAAAACGATAAACAAGCAGGTTGGTAACTTGCTGAATCTTTTTAAGGTGGCCAGGCAATTGCGTCTGCACGACCTGCCACAGCCCCACTACCAGCGACTGAAGCATACGCCAGGGAAAGAGAGACGCGCCCTGACCGTGGAAGAAATTGGCAAGCTGCTGAAGGCTACTGAGAGGCCGCAGGAGCGCCTTATGTGGCTCACAGCACTGAAGACTGGCATGAGAGCTGGAGAGTTCACGGGGCTCAAGTGGAGGGACCTGAGGAAGGATCACATTGCTTTGCAGGCTAAGGGAACAAAATCGCGCAGGTACAGAGAGATTCCTCTGCCATGTGATTTCATCAAGCAATTGCGTCAGCATCGAGAGCACCCAGAGTATGTCTTTGTGAATACTGCAGGCAATCCCTGGAGGAATAACCTGCTCACACGCTTCTATGTACGCTGCAAGGCTGCTGGCATCAACGATGGCAAGCCAGGCGGCAGTGTGGATATTCACAGCCTGAGAGTCACGTTTGTAACCCAGGCAATCGAAGCGGGCTGTGATCCACGCAGCGTGCAGGAAATTGTAGGCCACTCAACGGTGGAACTGACTTTGAAGATCTACACAAAGTCTACCGATGCGTCCAAACGCAGGGTGAGCGAGCGTCTGCCCTACTAG
- a CDS encoding transcriptional regulator, with protein MSQANQRVDDQAAAQEELPKDLVELAIMIAKLPEEHRQELEPAVNKVIENSRRRRRIYTLVQEALSQLRLDMKYLMFDLEATRRERDHYKADSNDGSDDNPGEF; from the coding sequence ATGAGCCAAGCCAACCAACGAGTCGACGATCAAGCTGCCGCCCAAGAAGAACTGCCAAAGGACTTGGTCGAGCTGGCGATCATGATTGCCAAGTTGCCCGAAGAGCACCGACAAGAGTTGGAGCCGGCCGTTAACAAGGTGATCGAAAACAGCCGACGTCGCCGTCGCATTTACACGCTGGTTCAAGAAGCACTGAGCCAACTGCGTCTGGACATGAAGTACTTGATGTTCGACCTGGAAGCGACCCGACGCGAACGCGACCACTACAAAGCGGACTCCAACGACGGTAGCGACGATAACCCAGGCGAATTCTAA
- the dnaE gene encoding DNA polymerase III subunit alpha yields MSQSFVHLHCHSHYSLLDGAGPIPKLVTRAKEHGMNALALTDHGNLHGALQFYNTCKANEINPIIGYEAYIAPGSRLEKSGGMRGSNYHLTLLAKNKTGFKNLVKLASAAYLEGFYFKPRIDKELLEKFHEGIICLSGCVSSEFSKIVMNGTNTAEVVKEAEETAGWFHNLFGDRYFIEIMNNGLDIQKMQLDGAVDIAKKIGLPLVATSDTHYVDQSDAEAQDILLCVNTGKFRTDASRMKMENDQFYLRSPDDMYASFPGLEDACSRSQEIADTVDIDLELGKRHFPSFKIPDGKTADDYLRELCIQGLKERYEGNEEMAPGGELSEVVMTRLDRELGVISRLGFPNYFLIVWDFVVEARKQNIPATARGSGVGAIVCYALYMSHVCPIKYDLLFERFLDENRLEAPDIDIDFDKERRGMVIKYVKDKYGEANVAQIGTFGTLAARAAIKDVGRAMGLPLDMVNEVTGMVPDQLGIKLKDALAQSADMQSAYNANPDIKELLDLAMKIEGLARNVGTHAAAVVIADEPLEEYVPLCRVSGKDDIITQWSMNDVEAAGLLKMDFLGLRNLTILRNAIDLIKKVRGEDLDILRLPLDDKDTFDLLRRGETKGVFQLESGGIRDLLKRMKPDSFLDIIATNALYRPGPLEGGMVDDYIEVKHGRKEAAYKHQVLKDVLEETNGVMVYQEQVMRILNRLGGIPLAKAYTCIKAISKKKESIIQANREQFLEGAQEKGLTKQEAQDFWDMIVKFAGYGFNKSHSTAYALVAYQTAYLKSHYPIEFMAALLSGDISGRNFKTKDALVEHMEDAERMNIEVAPPDVNNSDEEFTVKDGKIVFALSAIKGCGGGAAEAIVAAREKDGPFTDIFDFCERVDPSQCSKGAIETLIKAGAFDRLGGHRAQYVTALDKAIQSGASAIADKKAGQKNLFAAVEDPAEDAKAVVLPDVQPWPDKETLGYEKECLGFYWSSHPLAEYKRKFEMCCSHSTANLAGVKDKTEVTMGGMVASIKLAHTRKARAGSTHTKYANFDLEDVDGGIRCILWPEDYAKVGESLRPDGVYIISGRLDRRGGDDEANLIVNELIPIEEVETRYARGVMVRIDQQVHGEEKLQTLVEIVRGYPGNCELKLLLVLEDGRQVALKSQKGVDLSPEMRTRVDELLGEGNFELLLRRPASGGVRNSA; encoded by the coding sequence ATGAGCCAGTCGTTCGTCCATTTGCATTGCCATTCGCACTACAGTCTTTTGGACGGAGCGGGTCCGATTCCCAAGCTCGTGACGCGTGCCAAAGAACACGGCATGAACGCGCTGGCTTTGACCGATCACGGTAACCTGCACGGGGCGCTGCAGTTCTACAACACGTGCAAAGCCAACGAGATCAATCCGATCATTGGCTACGAGGCCTACATCGCCCCAGGCAGCCGTCTGGAAAAATCGGGCGGTATGCGCGGCTCGAACTATCACCTGACGCTGCTGGCCAAAAACAAGACGGGCTTCAAGAACCTGGTGAAGCTGGCATCGGCCGCCTACCTGGAAGGCTTCTACTTCAAACCGCGTATCGATAAAGAACTGTTAGAGAAATTCCACGAAGGGATCATCTGCCTGAGTGGTTGCGTGAGCAGCGAGTTCTCGAAGATTGTCATGAACGGGACCAATACGGCCGAGGTCGTCAAGGAAGCCGAGGAGACGGCTGGCTGGTTCCATAATCTGTTCGGCGATCGCTACTTCATTGAGATCATGAACAATGGTCTCGACATTCAGAAGATGCAGCTCGATGGCGCGGTCGACATCGCCAAGAAGATCGGCCTTCCCCTCGTCGCGACCAGCGACACGCACTATGTCGATCAAAGTGATGCAGAAGCCCAGGACATCTTGCTCTGCGTGAACACCGGCAAGTTCCGCACGGATGCCTCGCGGATGAAGATGGAGAACGATCAGTTCTATCTTCGTAGTCCGGACGACATGTACGCCAGCTTCCCTGGGCTGGAAGATGCCTGTTCGCGTAGCCAGGAAATCGCCGACACCGTCGATATCGACCTGGAACTGGGCAAGCGTCACTTCCCATCGTTCAAGATTCCCGATGGCAAGACGGCCGACGATTACCTCCGCGAGCTCTGCATTCAGGGTCTCAAAGAACGGTACGAAGGCAACGAGGAAATGGCGCCCGGCGGAGAATTGAGCGAAGTCGTGATGACTCGCCTAGACCGCGAACTGGGCGTGATCAGCCGGCTCGGCTTTCCGAACTACTTCTTGATCGTGTGGGACTTTGTTGTCGAGGCCCGCAAGCAAAACATTCCGGCCACGGCTCGTGGTAGCGGTGTGGGCGCGATTGTGTGCTATGCCCTGTACATGAGCCACGTCTGTCCGATCAAGTACGACTTGCTGTTCGAACGATTCCTGGATGAAAACCGTTTGGAAGCCCCTGATATCGATATCGACTTCGATAAAGAACGTCGGGGAATGGTCATCAAGTATGTGAAGGACAAGTACGGCGAGGCGAATGTTGCCCAGATTGGCACGTTCGGTACGCTTGCCGCCCGGGCAGCAATCAAGGACGTTGGCCGTGCGATGGGTCTGCCACTGGATATGGTCAATGAAGTGACCGGCATGGTACCTGATCAATTAGGTATCAAGCTCAAGGATGCGCTCGCCCAAAGCGCGGACATGCAGTCCGCCTACAACGCAAACCCCGACATCAAAGAGCTGCTCGATCTGGCGATGAAGATCGAAGGGCTGGCACGAAACGTCGGTACGCACGCGGCCGCCGTGGTGATCGCCGACGAGCCGTTGGAGGAATACGTTCCCCTTTGCCGCGTTTCCGGCAAGGACGACATCATCACCCAGTGGTCGATGAATGACGTTGAAGCGGCCGGTCTTCTGAAGATGGACTTCCTTGGTCTGCGCAACTTGACGATCCTGCGAAACGCGATCGATCTGATCAAGAAGGTTCGTGGCGAAGACCTCGATATCCTGCGGCTTCCGCTCGACGACAAGGACACCTTCGACCTTTTGCGGCGCGGCGAAACGAAGGGTGTGTTCCAGCTGGAAAGTGGTGGTATTCGCGATCTATTAAAGCGAATGAAGCCGGACAGCTTCCTCGATATTATCGCGACGAATGCACTCTACCGTCCTGGTCCACTCGAAGGCGGGATGGTCGATGACTATATCGAGGTGAAGCACGGTCGGAAGGAAGCGGCCTACAAGCACCAAGTGCTGAAAGACGTGCTGGAAGAGACCAACGGTGTGATGGTCTACCAGGAACAGGTGATGCGGATCCTGAACCGCCTGGGCGGTATTCCGCTGGCCAAAGCGTACACATGTATTAAGGCGATCAGTAAAAAGAAAGAATCGATCATCCAGGCCAACCGCGAACAGTTCCTGGAAGGTGCTCAAGAGAAAGGCCTCACCAAGCAAGAAGCCCAGGACTTCTGGGACATGATCGTCAAGTTCGCCGGGTACGGCTTCAATAAGAGCCACTCGACCGCCTACGCGCTGGTTGCCTATCAAACGGCCTATCTCAAATCGCACTACCCGATCGAGTTCATGGCCGCGCTTCTTTCCGGTGACATCAGTGGTCGTAACTTCAAGACGAAGGATGCCCTGGTCGAGCACATGGAAGACGCCGAGCGGATGAACATCGAAGTTGCTCCGCCAGACGTCAACAACTCGGACGAAGAGTTCACGGTGAAGGATGGCAAGATCGTTTTCGCTTTGAGCGCGATCAAAGGTTGCGGTGGTGGCGCGGCCGAAGCGATCGTCGCGGCTCGCGAAAAGGACGGGCCTTTCACCGACATCTTCGATTTCTGCGAACGGGTCGATCCCTCGCAGTGCAGCAAAGGTGCCATCGAAACCTTGATCAAGGCTGGCGCGTTCGATCGCCTCGGCGGGCATCGGGCTCAGTATGTTACGGCATTGGACAAGGCCATCCAGTCGGGTGCCTCGGCAATCGCCGACAAGAAGGCAGGCCAGAAGAACCTCTTCGCCGCCGTCGAAGATCCTGCAGAAGACGCGAAAGCGGTGGTGCTTCCCGACGTACAACCTTGGCCGGACAAAGAAACACTCGGCTACGAGAAAGAGTGCCTTGGGTTCTATTGGTCGAGCCATCCCCTAGCCGAGTACAAACGCAAGTTCGAGATGTGCTGCAGCCACAGTACCGCGAATCTGGCCGGCGTTAAAGACAAGACCGAAGTCACCATGGGCGGCATGGTCGCTTCGATCAAGCTCGCCCACACGCGGAAGGCCCGTGCTGGAAGCACGCATACCAAGTACGCCAACTTCGACCTGGAAGATGTCGATGGCGGCATCCGCTGTATCCTATGGCCGGAAGACTATGCCAAGGTCGGAGAGTCCCTCAGGCCAGACGGCGTTTACATCATCTCCGGGCGACTCGATCGACGAGGTGGCGACGACGAAGCTAACTTGATCGTCAACGAATTGATCCCCATCGAAGAAGTAGAAACGCGGTATGCACGCGGCGTGATGGTTCGAATCGACCAGCAAGTCCATGGTGAAGAGAAACTCCAAACGCTTGTTGAAATCGTGCGTGGTTACCCCGGCAACTGCGAACTGAAGCTTCTGCTGGTGCTCGAGGACGGTCGTCAGGTTGCCCTGAAAAGCCAAAAGGGGGTCGACCTTTCGCCGGAAATGCGGACGCGTGTCGATGAACTTCTCGGGGAAGGCAACTTCGAGCTTCTCCTGAGACGCCCTGCTTCTGGAGGGGTCCGCAATTCGGCATAG
- a CDS encoding DUF1598 domain-containing protein: MDLRLTKLLSLLSVALLLLSSGTAYAQNDDDANPIAAGIYVDAQGVLKMRRASDPTGMLMKQRVRQAASVLPPELNRPSKLRKVSLNRLEKAVAEAAAKGGGIPDDMKNLAGLNEIKYVFYYPETKDIVIAGTAEGYVQDLNGVNVGTYSGKATLQLDDLIVALRAFGPFSDGPNNVGVSIDPTQEGLKNLSQVIASIPQTSVRPGDTRSIVTAMKNALGNQIVSVRGISPNTHFARVMVEADYRMKLIGIGLEQPPVNIPSYVEKARPGSIASNAMQRWYFVPNYDCVKVSEDGLAMELQGEGVKLIGASEMVTMQGGRQQTNAVDRASFMFTTTFTKKYGELAEREAVYGQLRDLIDMLIAAAYIQEQDYYNQSGFDLGVFADEDAYPVETMSAPETVETAVNAIWKGNRLLTPIGGGVEINAKRALTPDNVQKDEEGELAETQKGISLQNLAAGQWWWD, translated from the coding sequence ATGGACTTGCGACTAACGAAGCTTTTGTCGTTGCTCTCGGTCGCCCTTTTGTTGTTAAGCAGTGGCACTGCCTACGCACAAAACGATGATGATGCCAACCCCATCGCGGCTGGTATCTATGTCGATGCTCAGGGTGTGCTGAAGATGCGTCGGGCCAGCGATCCGACCGGGATGCTGATGAAGCAACGGGTTCGCCAGGCGGCATCGGTGCTTCCGCCTGAGCTGAATCGCCCCAGCAAGCTCCGCAAGGTTTCGCTCAATCGCCTCGAAAAGGCGGTCGCGGAAGCCGCCGCCAAAGGTGGCGGTATTCCAGACGACATGAAGAACCTGGCCGGACTGAATGAAATCAAGTACGTCTTCTATTACCCCGAGACGAAAGACATTGTCATCGCCGGTACCGCGGAAGGCTATGTTCAGGATCTCAACGGAGTCAACGTTGGCACCTACAGCGGCAAGGCAACTCTGCAACTGGATGACCTGATTGTTGCTCTGCGTGCGTTTGGTCCTTTCAGCGACGGCCCGAACAACGTGGGTGTCTCGATCGATCCGACTCAGGAAGGCCTCAAAAACCTGAGCCAGGTGATTGCCTCGATTCCACAAACCAGTGTTCGCCCCGGCGATACTCGCAGCATTGTCACCGCGATGAAGAACGCTCTGGGCAATCAGATCGTTTCGGTTCGCGGCATCTCGCCGAACACCCACTTCGCTCGCGTGATGGTCGAAGCCGACTACCGCATGAAGCTGATCGGTATCGGTCTGGAACAACCACCAGTCAATATTCCTAGCTATGTCGAAAAAGCGCGTCCTGGCTCCATCGCTTCCAACGCAATGCAGCGTTGGTACTTCGTCCCGAACTACGACTGCGTCAAGGTTTCGGAAGATGGCCTGGCCATGGAACTACAGGGTGAAGGCGTGAAGCTGATCGGTGCCAGTGAAATGGTCACCATGCAAGGCGGTCGTCAACAGACCAACGCCGTCGATCGTGCCAGTTTCATGTTCACCACCACCTTCACCAAGAAGTATGGCGAACTGGCTGAACGAGAAGCTGTTTATGGTCAGCTTCGTGACCTGATCGACATGCTGATTGCCGCGGCCTACATTCAAGAACAAGACTACTACAACCAGAGTGGCTTCGACCTGGGCGTGTTCGCCGACGAAGATGCCTATCCGGTCGAAACGATGTCCGCTCCCGAGACCGTCGAAACGGCTGTGAACGCCATCTGGAAGGGTAATCGCCTGCTGACTCCGATCGGCGGTGGTGTTGAAATCAACGCCAAGCGAGCCCTCACCCCAGACAACGTTCAGAAGGACGAAGAAGGCGAATTGGCAGAAACCCAGAAGGGTATCTCGCTCCAGAACCTGGCCGCCGGACAATGGTGGTGGGACTAG
- a CDS encoding AAA family ATPase, translating into MSDLMERLRTKLDKVRPPSILLTGQPKIGKTEMASFAPKPVFAYDDKELGIETLSQAGTAGNDCQFLPAHTKWQDVLDDTQALVNEDHDRKTFIYDTIGGAARLCREWFIETHYAQGRSLDKAIQQFNGFGGINGHRDMLPYFMQWITMLDQLRNKGVMVILLSHVIPVKEKNPSGEDYMQWEPDIHGVLRSELFKWADCMVMADHLRSVNDDDMKVKGDVMRVLRTQPGPGYSVGGRFRGLPDMIDMGATGQEAWSNFWSALKPLIVKKKEVSDGS; encoded by the coding sequence ATGAGTGATTTAATGGAGAGACTGCGCACGAAGCTGGACAAGGTGCGACCACCTTCGATCCTGCTGACTGGGCAGCCGAAAATCGGCAAGACTGAGATGGCGTCTTTTGCGCCCAAGCCTGTCTTTGCCTATGACGACAAGGAACTTGGCATCGAAACACTGTCCCAGGCTGGTACTGCGGGCAATGATTGTCAGTTCCTGCCTGCTCACACCAAGTGGCAGGATGTGCTGGATGACACCCAGGCCCTGGTCAATGAAGACCATGACCGCAAGACGTTCATCTACGACACCATTGGTGGTGCAGCTCGCCTGTGTCGCGAATGGTTCATTGAAACTCACTACGCCCAAGGACGCAGCCTGGACAAAGCGATCCAGCAGTTCAATGGGTTTGGTGGTATCAATGGCCATCGCGACATGCTGCCCTACTTCATGCAGTGGATCACCATGCTGGATCAGTTGCGTAACAAGGGCGTGATGGTGATCCTGCTCTCGCATGTGATTCCTGTGAAGGAAAAGAATCCTTCGGGCGAGGACTACATGCAGTGGGAGCCTGATATCCACGGCGTACTGCGTAGCGAACTATTCAAGTGGGCCGACTGCATGGTCATGGCCGACCACCTGCGCAGCGTGAATGATGATGACATGAAGGTGAAGGGTGATGTCATGCGGGTGCTACGCACCCAGCCTGGGCCTGGCTACTCGGTCGGTGGTCGCTTCCGTGGCCTGCCCGACATGATCGACATGGGTGCTACTGGGCAGGAAGCTTGGAGCAATTTCTGGAGTGCATTGAAGCCACTGATCGTGAAGAAGAAGGAGGTTTCTGATGGTAGCTAA
- a CDS encoding glycerate kinase type-2 family protein, giving the protein MKRSPKQLAEDVQAIWQAGVDAVKSDDLVYDAVEVVEDTLFVGESEFNLSAIKRIFVIGAGKAGAGMAIGLQKALGDKVLREKHVQGIVSVPADCVQELSCIQLKAGRPAGQNSPTVEGVEISRQILRMCESMTVHDLCICLISGGGSALLPSPIDGISLSEKQEITKFLSGNGANIEQLNTVRKQLSRIKGHGLAMSCKAGNLVSLIISDVLGDPLDVIASGPTVPNSTTAADALDVLKKFGVPHIEKFANIVRVLEEKAKRHPRNDSRTSCSVSNWIIGNNAVAVDAAGIEAEKRGYSHVMHCATDMEGEAEQVGQHLMRMAIKMQNEAGPDCLITGGEPVVKLVDPSQRGQGGRNQQLVLAAIVEAIEQQGDDALNGIAILSGGTDGEDGPTDAAGAWMDAEAISAMNLSGLKPEECLAKNDAYHFFAPLNRLVMTGPTHTNVCDVRVVVVDRVQPQPEK; this is encoded by the coding sequence ATGAAACGTTCCCCGAAGCAACTCGCAGAAGACGTTCAAGCCATTTGGCAGGCAGGGGTGGATGCGGTCAAGAGCGATGATCTTGTTTACGACGCCGTCGAAGTCGTCGAGGATACGCTCTTCGTCGGGGAATCGGAGTTCAATCTTTCCGCCATCAAACGAATCTTTGTGATCGGCGCGGGCAAAGCCGGTGCTGGAATGGCGATCGGTCTGCAGAAAGCACTCGGGGACAAAGTGCTCCGGGAAAAGCATGTCCAAGGCATCGTCAGCGTACCGGCCGATTGCGTGCAGGAACTTTCCTGTATTCAGCTGAAAGCAGGTAGGCCGGCAGGGCAGAATTCGCCCACGGTCGAAGGCGTCGAAATCTCGCGGCAGATCTTGCGTATGTGCGAGTCGATGACGGTGCACGATCTTTGTATCTGCTTGATCTCAGGGGGCGGTTCGGCCCTGCTTCCTTCACCTATCGATGGTATCAGTCTGAGTGAGAAGCAGGAGATCACCAAGTTTCTCAGCGGCAATGGCGCCAACATCGAGCAGCTGAATACTGTTCGTAAGCAGCTAAGTCGGATCAAAGGACATGGTTTGGCCATGAGTTGCAAGGCCGGCAACTTGGTCAGTTTGATCATCTCGGACGTGCTCGGGGATCCTCTCGATGTCATTGCATCGGGACCGACCGTTCCCAACTCGACCACGGCAGCTGACGCGCTGGACGTCCTGAAGAAGTTTGGCGTTCCGCATATCGAGAAGTTTGCCAATATCGTTCGTGTCCTCGAAGAGAAAGCCAAGCGTCATCCTAGGAATGACTCGCGCACCTCGTGCAGCGTTTCTAACTGGATCATCGGTAACAACGCCGTGGCTGTGGATGCCGCCGGCATCGAAGCCGAGAAGCGGGGATACTCACACGTGATGCACTGCGCAACCGACATGGAAGGGGAAGCCGAGCAGGTTGGGCAGCACTTGATGCGCATGGCGATCAAGATGCAAAACGAAGCAGGCCCCGATTGCTTGATTACCGGGGGCGAGCCTGTTGTGAAGCTCGTTGACCCTTCCCAGCGAGGTCAGGGTGGGCGAAATCAACAGCTGGTGTTGGCCGCGATTGTGGAAGCCATCGAGCAGCAAGGGGATGACGCGCTGAATGGTATCGCAATACTCAGCGGTGGGACCGATGGTGAAGATGGTCCAACCGATGCCGCGGGGGCCTGGATGGATGCGGAAGCAATTTCGGCTATGAACTTAAGCGGCCTGAAGCCAGAAGAATGTCTTGCGAAGAACGACGCGTATCATTTCTTCGCGCCTCTTAACCGATTGGTGATGACGGGTCCAACCCACACCAACGTGTGCGATGTGCGCGTCGTCGTTGTCGATCGAGTGCAGCCTCAGCCTGAGAAGTAA
- a CDS encoding FHA domain-containing protein, with amino-acid sequence MAYITLRIIDGADRGAVYEGLETPVSIGREEGNTLQLKDDRVSRFHLKIQEDHNKIVLTDLESTNGTRVNGEDIHLRILRHGDMIQVGRSVIIYGSESQIAVRLAALRKQQEEKEENLPDDDRTHGPSDHEGESSLEFELNWNAQQDDLQAAIYSLQPPELPERLSPAQAAQLAELMDYVHIRIRHLLVSVEVNERTENVVLEMREWQNLLDLQSRLAMLLRSIGEPE; translated from the coding sequence ATGGCCTACATCACGTTGCGGATCATCGACGGCGCCGACCGGGGGGCGGTTTATGAGGGGTTGGAGACCCCAGTATCCATCGGTCGCGAAGAAGGGAACACTCTTCAGCTCAAGGATGACCGCGTTAGCCGCTTCCACCTGAAAATTCAGGAAGACCACAACAAAATCGTGTTGACCGACCTGGAAAGCACCAATGGTACGCGCGTCAACGGAGAAGACATCCATCTCCGAATTCTCCGCCACGGCGATATGATCCAAGTTGGGCGATCAGTAATTATCTACGGTTCCGAGTCACAAATTGCCGTTCGTTTGGCCGCGCTGCGTAAGCAGCAGGAAGAAAAGGAAGAGAACCTTCCCGACGACGACCGCACCCACGGCCCCAGCGATCACGAAGGGGAGTCTTCGCTTGAATTCGAGCTGAACTGGAACGCTCAGCAAGATGACCTGCAGGCCGCCATCTATTCCCTGCAGCCTCCTGAGCTGCCTGAACGCCTCAGTCCTGCCCAGGCCGCACAGCTTGCCGAGCTGATGGACTACGTTCACATTCGCATCCGGCACTTGCTGGTAAGCGTGGAAGTCAACGAACGGACCGAAAACGTCGTGCTCGAAATGCGTGAGTGGCAGAACCTCCTGGATCTGCAATCACGACTGGCGATGCTGCTTCGCAGTATCGGTGAACCGGAGTAG
- a CDS encoding peptidylprolyl isomerase produces the protein MKVATIETNKGTIKLELFDDKVPKTVGNFEKLASDGFYDGLKFHRVIPDFMVQTGCPQGTGTGGPGYKFEDEFHPDLKHDGPGILSMANAGPNTNGSQFFITHVETPWLDGKHAVFGKVLEGQDVVDSIEQGDKMEKVTVSEG, from the coding sequence ATGAAAGTTGCCACCATCGAAACCAATAAGGGCACCATCAAGCTGGAACTGTTCGACGACAAGGTCCCCAAGACGGTCGGTAACTTCGAGAAGCTGGCCAGCGACGGCTTCTACGATGGCTTGAAGTTTCACCGCGTCATCCCGGACTTCATGGTCCAAACGGGCTGCCCTCAAGGCACCGGCACCGGCGGTCCTGGTTACAAGTTCGAGGATGAATTTCATCCCGACCTGAAGCACGACGGTCCTGGTATCCTGTCGATGGCCAACGCTGGTCCGAACACCAACGGTTCGCAATTCTTCATTACGCACGTCGAAACCCCATGGCTCGACGGCAAGCATGCCGTTTTTGGCAAAGTGCTTGAAGGTCAGGATGTCGTCGATTCGATCGAACAAGGCGACAAGATGGAAAAGGTCACCGTCAGCGAAGGCTAG